A part of Acipenser ruthenus chromosome 48, fAciRut3.2 maternal haplotype, whole genome shotgun sequence genomic DNA contains:
- the LOC117962660 gene encoding sex hormone-binding globulin-like, with the protein MQGIGALSWLAVFLATSSTGLLQDRGEIHSAKVKGCVRADQPAQGPQLLNLGQRWKGTKPLAELRVKVSELTSVESSFEFRTFDPEGLIIYGDVQEKADWFILALRSGIPEMHIGKTGVSVTVSGGPLLNDGQWHRLLLKSTGQFLGQFVVLEVDGKVVLNVGLHSRDAQTPLTGHMRLALGGMLINTSELFTELLSPMDGCIRRWNWLNQNSSWLQDLSTSKPCFEHLSRGSYFSGAGLASFHSQDFPPGDAENWMLTIEMTVRPDEWKGTLLVITSKDHQPLLTLTMHEKEGSQSLQLDVKEVSLVLSHRPVRPCLETSLLLRVSAHGVEVRTNHSEERGELGDFAAWKQAWEEGTTLSFGGVPELLEGTGFPGQGYFQGCVGKIRVQGRELDLDSAHYKHDSIWSHSCPEWTEHSQGELLQEPQNREDVASI; encoded by the exons ATGCAAGGAATTGGGGCTTTATCGTGGCTGGCGGTCTTCCTGGCTACAAGCAGCACAGGTTTGTTACAAGACCGTGGAGAGATCCACAGTGCAAAG GTAAAGGGTTGTGTTCGTGCGGACCAGCCTGCGCAGGGACCCCAGCTTCTCAATCTAGGGCAGAGATGGAAGGGAACCAAGCCCTTAGCTGAACTGCGGGTCAAAGTCTCTGAACTCACCAG CGTCGAGTCCTCCTTCGAGTTCCGCACCTTTGATCCAGAGGGGCTGATCATTTACGGAGACGTCCAGGAAAAAGCGGACTGGTTCATACTGGCTCTGCGCTCCGGCATTCCCGAGATGCACATTGGAAAAACAGGAGTCAGCGTGACTGTGTCCGGGGGTCCGCTGCTGAACGATGGTCAGTGGCATAGG CTGTTGCTGAAGAGCACGGGGCAGTTCCTGGGGCAGTTTGTGGTGCTGGAAGTGGATGGGAAGGTGGTTCTCAACGTGGGGCTCCATTCCCGGGATGCACAGACCCCTCTCACGGGACACATGAGGCTGGCCCTGGGGGGGATGCTGATCAACACCTCGGAGCTCTTCACAGAG CTGCTCTCCCCAATGGACGGCTGTATCCGCAGGTGGAACTGGCTGAACCAGAACTCCTCGTGGCTACAGGACCTCTCCACCTCCAAGCCCTGCTTCGAGCATCTCTCCCGGGGCAGCTACTTCTCAGGGGCTGGGCTAGCCTCCTTCCACAGCCAGG ATTTTCCTCCTGGAGACGCGGAGAACTGGATGCTGACCATCGAGATGACCGTTCGGCCGGACGAATGGAAAGGGACTCTACTGGTCATCACCTCCAAGGACCACCAGCCTCTGCTCACACTGACCATGCACGAGAAAGAGGGG TCCCAGTCTCTCCAGTTGGATGTTAAGGAGGTCTCACTGGTTTTGAGTCACAGACCAGTACGCCCGTGTCTGGAGACCAGTCTGCTGCTCAGGGTCTCAGCGCACGGGGTGGAGGTCCGAACCAACCATTCTGAGGAGCGGGGGGAGCTGGGGGACTTTGCTGCCTGGAAGCAGGCCTGGGAGGAAGGAACCACCCTCTCCTTCGGGGGAGTCCCAG AATTGCTGGAGGGGACTGGCTTTCCCGGGCAGGGATATTTCCAAGGCTGTGTGGGAAAGATCCGGGTTCAAGGACGGGAGCTGGATTTGGACTCGGCGCATTACAAACACGACTCCATCTGGTCCCACAGCTGCCCGGAGTGGACGGAGCATTCCCAAGGGGAACTTTTACAAGAACCACAAAACAGGGAAGATGTAGCATCCATCTAG